The proteins below come from a single Ailuropoda melanoleuca isolate Jingjing chromosome 1, ASM200744v2, whole genome shotgun sequence genomic window:
- the GIMAP5 gene encoding GTPase IMAP family member 5 produces the protein MKVHDPRILRITSSARNKELFVCFFIGREEDKWFATSSSLRIVLVGKTGTGKSATGNSILCQPVFESRLGSQPVTKTCQAETGTWNGRKLLVVDTPSIFEAEAQTQGMCRDIGDCYLLSAPGPHVLLLVTQLGRFTAQDTVAVRRVKEVFGAGAMKHVVVLFTHKEDLNGESLDDYITHTDNQSLQSLMQECGRRYCGFNNRATGEEQREQLAQLMAVVGRLERENEGSFHSNDLFFEAQRLQQGGGHTHGEEHRRYLAKVRAQLENQRRDLRDTRSKWACGALPGVTRWMLSHNGITAILIICILIFLAALIYLCITHGH, from the coding sequence ATGAAGGTCCATGACCCGAGAATCCTAAGAATCACTAGCTCAGCAAGAAACAAAgaactgtttgtttgtttttttataggcAGAGAGGAAGATAAGTGGTTTGCAACATCGTCCTCACTGAGGATCGTCCTGGTGGGCAAGACGGGCACTGGGAAGAGTGCCACAGGGAACAGCATCCTCTGCCAGCCAGTGTTTGAGTCCAGGCTGGGGAGCCAGCCCGTGACCAAGACGTGCCAGGCGGAGACAGGGACCTGGAATGGAAGGAAACTCCTGGTGGTCGACACGCCCTCCATCTTCGAGGCAGAGGCTCAGACCCAAGGGATGTGCAGGGACATCGGGGACTGCTACCTGCTCTCTGCCCCGGGGCCCCATGTGCTGCTGCTGGTGACCCAGCTGGGGCGCTTCACTGCCCAGGACACGGTGGCTGTGAGGAGGGTGAAGGAGGTCTTCGGGGCAGGAGCCATGAAACACGTGGTGGTCCTCTTCACCCACAAGGAGGATTTGAACGGCGAGTCCTTGGACGATTACATCACACACACGGACAACCAGAGcctgcagagcctgatgcaggagtgCGGGAGGCGGTACTGTGGCTTCAACAACAGGGCCaccggggaggagcagagggagcagctggcCCAGCTGATGGCTGtggtggggaggctggagagggagaacgAGGGCTCCTTCCACAGCAATGACCTCTTCTTTGAAGCCCAGAGGCTGCAGCAAGGGGGGGGCCACACCCACGGGGAAGAGCACCGGCGCTACCTGGCCAAGGTGCGCGCGCAGCTGGAAAACCAAAGGCGGGACCTGAGAGACACCAGGAGTAAGTGGGCCTGTGGGGCGCTCCCCGGAGTCACAAGATGGATGCTTTCCCACAATGGAATAACTGCTATCCTCATTAtatgcattttgatttttcttgccGCTTTAATTTACTTGTGTATTACTCATGGACACTGA
- the LOC100484926 gene encoding LOW QUALITY PROTEIN: GTPase IMAP family member 5 (The sequence of the model RefSeq protein was modified relative to this genomic sequence to represent the inferred CDS: deleted 1 base in 1 codon) — translation MVSRESSWTSLPKTNAIEIHTKPRXTKTCQAETGTWNGRKLLVVDTPSIFEAEAQTQGTCTDIGDCYLLSAPGPHVLLLVTQLGRFTAQDTVAVRRVKEVFGAGAMKHVVVLFTHKEDLNGESLDDYITLTDNQSLQSLMQECGRRYCGFNNRATGEEQREQLAQLMAVVGRLERENEGSFHSNDLFFEAQRLQQGGGRAHGEEHRRYLAKVRAQLENQRRDLRDTRSNWACGALLKVRRWMLSHIGITAVLIICILIFLATLINLCITHGH, via the exons ATGGTATCTCGTGAAAGCTCGTGGACCTCCCTCCCCAAAACCAATGCTATTGAGATACATACAAAA CCAAGGGANACCAAGACGTGCCAGGCGGAGACAGGGACCTGGAATGGAAGGAAACTCCTGGTGGTCGACACGCCCTCCATCTTCGAGGCAGAGGCTCAGACCCAAGGGACGTGCACGGACATCGGGGACTGCTACCTGCTCTCTGCCCCGGGGCCCCATGTGCTGCTGCTGGTGACC CAGCTGGGGCGCTTCACTGCCCAGGACACGGTGGCCGTGAGGAGGGTGAAGGAGGTCTTCGGGGCAGGAGCCATGAAACACGTGGTGGTCCTCTTCACCCACAAGGAGGACTTGAACGGTGAGTCCTTGGACGATTACATCACACTCACGGACAACCAGAGcctgcagagcctgatgcaggagtgCGGGAGGCGGTACTGTGGCTTCAACAACAGGGCCaccggggaggagcagagggagcagctggcCCAGCTGATGGCTGtggtggggaggctggagagggagaacgAGGGCTCCTTCCACAGCAATGACCTCTTCTTTGAAGCCCAGAGGCTGCAGCAAGGGGGGGGCCGCGCCCACGGGGAAGAGCACCGGCGCTACCTGGCCAAGGTGCGCGCGCAGCTGGAAAACCAAAGGCGGGACCTGAGAGACACCAGGAGTAACTGGGCGTGCGGGGCGCTCCTCAAAGTCAGAAGGTGGATGCTTTCCCACATTGGGATAACTGCTGTCCTCATTAtatgcattttgatttttcttgccACTTTAATTAACTTGTGTATTACTCATGGACACTGA